The Sebastes umbrosus isolate fSebUmb1 chromosome 23, fSebUmb1.pri, whole genome shotgun sequence genome contains a region encoding:
- the LOC119482534 gene encoding uncharacterized protein LOC119482534 isoform X7, with amino-acid sequence MSNLKNNTGLQQRRHLNCASLACTSSAALKGVAAKIFPLQDQCSSVTVSKKQASNPLLVALLNGNPSDSKSFTTPSFLSEEINGNTELNTIPHFSDARHRKGQQVKSLQAALNCRMTRTQNPDHSRGTPSSPHQQQVFPPSLSSQSSTDNVSPVGETEPPTDAEIKEYIDRKYTYYLTVVNQKERNYRHNAWDGNSTLQSDDTMPNSIAHLPITSASDKAVERQSLHSAMIEECTAAVEKDSSKDSKANVELTPKFKETDRCATYASMIHSTGTLVSALGNSKCAPKREFVKKTASVDLDFSPVDKIQITNIVSIAANQSEWLSDQTSDEGAREDAGSVHSQTDLCIALYENTIKEHATQSEREGEEARPKYEDISDDDASQMVTTLPDTEHGGLSISAWIKASQYEDVSDADSPQYEDVSDADSPQNEYMTVDTSQVPDPKDEQSPFENEHVHGQAQRKTEITPDEEAIPKQQVSLKTETLEIAQHCSCSCFVETDYGFEDLSCPKCNRETRTNHFVSNSPSSVLQAEDNTDDETEDETDVEAEDETDDETDDDMDYDCLTISMLDLKFEPEDEDQDSLEKNALEVGETEDEERLHDTSPTPPKPVLAFDFPQLPVYDTKESFIQAMTCRFEVASGESTPEHEMVSEEAQNRRRSVDSCETEDSCDYSSASEHNYLTVSRKMLRKRSAPQPSETDVSASEKEGEGDEFANMQKGQTRSLDKSGCMQNHRRLIEARAGCSKHVQPETNRQQISTKDDVIVIVSDTEDEGDHYCKKAKRQRKEKRILFSSASEDSGDAPCSQQKRHLPGTVGRQCGTVKEKLPENRLPSADSSAPQHRSNHDTPTEEMLQDASSDLSHSAGQIKTKAASEHVEGVINVDSDTEDDNDQKYKKPSTMRFFSSESDSGDAPCVEPETRLSSADSSLPQRQSKLHDTQLKDVMPDACSDLSHNRKKSGLPIEAKGGSAHVRHKADRQTVSKKRVVFHDSVVKKGHFSKKKEDKKGISSGSGDSSGDLFATKSRRSTETVNRFCGTANEKPKKNRLSSEDSPEQQPRSVDMEVDSTLGRYIVKPSRPTESLILSKEPRVHRQGKDGTKNNVQANVPKPRISRQLSSHRQEGPSTSFSNLSSTSGQLSEARRSSASSRGLSPSGETSASSSLPLSKQSTSIPRQYSPLSKLQRSHSYRNPSTSSSATMPLSAKEQLKKDWKDSFYPTMRDKKHSMRTEEEARPGPSHHYKTPRQRHKSEPQLSKRARSVAIQRTKDINPYAPKESSSRKGKKCRSRPRPHR; translated from the coding sequence ATGTCGAATTTGAAGAATAATACTGGACTGCAGCAAAGACGGCATTTGAATTGTGCCTCATTAGCCTGTACCAGTTCTGCAGCACTTAAGGGAGTCGCAGCAAAGATATTTCCTTTACAGGATCAGTGTTCTTCTGTGACTGTGAGCAAAAAGCAGGCATCTAACCCACTGTTGGTGGCCTTACTGAATGGAAATCCTTCAGATTCCAAATCCTTTACCACCCCGTCTTTTCTGTCAGAGGAGATTAATGGCAACACTGAACTCAATactattcctcatttttcagaTGCAAGACACCGCAAAGGTCAGCAAGTCAAAAGTTTACAAGCTGCTCTAAACTGTAGAATGACTAGAACACAAAACCCAGATCATTCAAGAGGAACTCCTTCCAGCCCCCATCAGCAGCAGGTCTTCCCTCCGTCTCTCAGCAGTCAGTCATCCACAGACAACGTCTCTCCAGTTGGAGAGACGGAACCACCTACAGATGCAGAAATAAAGGAATATATTGACCGAAAGTACACATATTATCTGACTGTTGTAaatcagaaagagagaaattatAGACATAATGCGTGGGACGGGAACTCCACACTGCAGTCTGACGACACCATGCCAAACAGTATTGCCCATCTCCCCATAACCTCTGCCTCTGACAAAGCTGTGGAGAGGCAAAGTCTCCACTCTGCTATGATTGAGGAGTGCACTGCAGCAGTTGAAAAGGACAGTTCAAAGGACAGCAAAGCCAACGTTGAGTTAACACCCAAGTTTAAAGAGACAGATCGTTGTGCTACATATGCATCAATGATACATTCAACAGGTACACTAGTCTCTGCTCTAGGCAACTCAAAATGTGCTCCTAAAAGGGAATTTGTTAAGAAGACTGCATCGGTAGATTTAGATTTTTCACCAGTTGATAAAATTCAGATTACTAATATAGTATCAATTGCTGCAAACCAAAGTGAATGGCTAAGCGACCAAACAAGTGATGAAGGTGCGAGGGAGGATGCAGGCTCTGTGCATTCACAAACTGATTTATGCATAGCACTTTATGAAAACACAATCAAAGAGCATGCCACTCAATCTGAAAGAGAGGGCGAGGAAGCACGACCAAAATATGAGGACATTTCGGACGATGATGCGTCACAGATGGTCACAACCCTCCCAGACACAGAGCATGGAGGATTAAGCATTTCAGCATGGATTAAAGCCTCACAGTATGAAGATGTAAGTGACGCTGACAGTCCACAGTATGAAGATGTAAGTGACGCTGACAGTCCACAGAATGAGTATATGACTGTGGACACATCTCAAGTACCTGATCCCAAAGATGAGCAGTCACcatttgaaaatgaacatgtgCACGGTCAGGCTCAGAGGAAGACAGAAATCACTCCAGATGAGGAAGCGATTCCAAAGCAGCAGGTTTCACTAAAGACAGAAACACTTGAAATAGCACAGCATTGTTCTTGTTCATGTTTTGTTGAAACTGATTACGGTTTTGAAGATCTATCATGTCCTAAATGTAACCGTGAAACACGAACAAACCACTTTGTTTCAAATAGTCCTTCCTCTGTTTTGCAAGCTGAAGATAACACTGATGATGAGACTGAAGATGAGACTGATGTTGAGGCTGAAGATGAGACTGATGATGAGACTGATGATGATATGGATTATGACTGTTTAACTATAAGCATGTTAGACCTTAAATTTGAACCAGAAGATGAAGACCAGGATAGCCTAGAAAAAAATGCGCTAGAAGTTGGGGAAACAGAAGACGAAGAAAGACTGCATGACACAAGTCCAACACCTCCGAAACCAGTACTAGCTTTTGATTTTCCCCAGCTGCCGGTGTACGACACAAAAGAGAGCTTTATACAAGCTATGACATGTAGATTTGAGGTGGCATCAGGCGAGAGCACACCTGAACATGAAATGGTCTCTGAGGAAGCTCAGAACAGGAGACGGTCTGTAGACAGCTGTGAAACTGAAGACAGTTGTGATTACTCATCTGCATCGGAACACAACTATTTGACAGTATCCAGGAAGATGTTGAGGAAGAGGTCAGCACCTCAGCCATCAGAGACTGATGTATCCGCGTCTGAAAAAGAGGGCGAAGGCGATGAGTTTGCAAATATGCAAAAAGGTCAAACCAGGAGCTTGGACAAGTCTGGCTGTATGCAAAACCACAGACGACTGATTGAAGCCAGAGCTGGCTGCTCTAAGCATGTTCAACCCGAGACCAATAGACAACAGATTTCAACAAAGGATGATGTAATAGTCATAGTTTCTGACACGGAGGATGAAGGTGATCACTACTGCAAAAAGgcaaaaagacagagaaaagaaaaaagaatctTGTTCTCTTCAGCCTCAGAGGACAGTGGAGATGCCCCATGTAGTCAACAAAAGAGACATTTGCCTGGAACTGTGGGCCGTCAGTGTGGAACTGTTAAAGAAAAGCTTCCAGAAAACAGACTGCCATCTGCAGACTCATCAGCACCTCAGCACCGATCTAACCATGATACACCGACTGAAGAAATGCTGCAGGATGCAAGCTCTGACCTGTCACACAGTGCAGGACAGATTAAAACCAAAGCTGCCTCTGAACATGTTGAAGGTGTAATAAATGTTGACTCTGACACCGAGGATGACAATgaccaaaaatacaaaaagccaAGCACGATGAGATTTTTCTCTTCAGAGTCGGACAGTGGCGATGCCCCGTGTGTTGAACCTGAAACCAGACTGTCTTCTGCAGACTCATCACTGCCACAGCGCCAGTCTAAACTTCATGATACACAGTTAAAAGACGTGATGCCGGATGCATGCTCTGACCTGTCGCACAATAGGAAAAAGAGTGGACTGCCAATTGAAGCTAAAGGTGGCTCTGCCCATGTTCGACACAAGGCCGACAGACAAACGGTATCAAAAAAAAGAGTAGTTTTCCACGATTCTGTGGTTAAAAAAGGCCATTTCAGCAAAAAGAAGGAAGATAAAAAAGGAATCTCATCAGGATCAGGGGACAGTAGTGGTGATTTATTTGCCACAAAAAGCAGACGGTCAACTGAAACTGTGAACCGTTTTTGTGGAACTGCTAacgaaaagcctaaaaaaaacagactgtcATCTGAAGACTCGCCAGAGCAGCAGCCCCGGTCTGTGGACATGGAGGTAGACTCTACTTTGGGTCGCTATATTGTGAAGCCTTCTCGACCAACTGAATCCTTGATACTTTCAAAAGAACCTAGAGTCCACAGGCAGGGTAAAGATGGAACAAAGAATAACGTTCAGGCCAACGTACCAAAACCCAGAATATCAAGACAACTTTCCTCACATAGGCAGGAAGGCCCATCTACCTCCTTCAGTAACTTGTCTtccacaagtggacagctttctGAAGCCAGACGAAGCTCAGCTTCCTCAAGAGGTTTGTCTCCGTCTGGAGAAACCTCCGCCTCCTCTAGTCTTCCTTTATCTAAGCAGAGCACATCTATTCCCAGACAATATTCGCCTTTGTCCAAACTACAGCGTTCTCACTCTTATCGCAACCCCTCAACATCATCTTCTGCAACCATGCCATTATCGGCAAAGGAACAACTGAAAAAAGACTGGAAGGACAGCTTTTACCCAACCATGAGGGACAAAAAACACAGCATGAGGACGGAGGAGGAAGCTAGACCAGGACCTAGTCACCATTACAAGACACCCAGACAGAGGCACAAGTCTGAACCCCAACTGTCGAAGAGGGCTAGGAGTGTGGCCATACAGAGGACAAAGGACATAAATCCATATGCCCCAAAAGAAA
- the LOC119482534 gene encoding uncharacterized protein LOC119482534 isoform X6 — protein sequence MSNLKNNTGLQQRRHLNCASLACTSSAALKGVAAKIFPLQDQCSSVTVSKKQASNPLLVALLNGNPSDSKSFTTPSFLSEEINGNTELNTIPHFSDARHRKGQQVKSLQAALNCRMTRTQNPDHSRGTPSSPHQQQVFPPSLSSQSSTDNVSPVGETEPPTDAEIKEYIDRKYTYYLTVVNQKERNYRHNAWDGNSTLQSDDTMPNSIAHLPITSASDKAVERQSLHSAMIEECTAAVEKDSSKDSKANVELTPKFKETDRCATYASMIHSTGTLVSALGNSKCAPKREFVKKTASVDLDFSPVDKIQITNIVSIAANQSEWLSDQTSDEGAREDAGSVHSQTDLCIALYENTIKEHATQSEREGEEARPKYEDISDDDASQMVTTLPDTEHGGLSISAWIKASQYEDVSDADSPQYEDVSDADSPQNEYMTVDTSQVPDPKDEQSPFENEHVHGQAQRKTEITPDEEAIPKQQVSLKTETLEIAQHCSCSCFVETDYGFEDLSCPKCNRETRTNHFVSNSPSSVLQAEDNTDDETEDETDVEAEDETDDETDDDMDYDCLTISMLDLKFEPEDEDQDSLEKNALEVGETEDEERLHDTSPTPPKPVLAFDFPQLPVYDTKESFIQAMTCRFEVASGESTPEHEMVSEEAQNRRRSVDSCETEDSCDYSSASEHNYLTVSRKMLRKRSAPQPSETDVSASEKEGEGDEFANMQKGQTRSLDKSGCMQNHRRLIEARAGCSKHVQPETNRQQISTKDDVIVIVSDTEDEGDHYCKKAKRQRKEKRILFSSASEDSGDAPCSQQKRHLPGTVGRQCGTVKEKLPENRLPSADSSAPQHRSNHDTPTEEMLQDASSDLSHSAGQIKTKAASEHVEGVINVDSDTEDDNDQKYKKPSTMRFFSSESDSGDAPCVEPETRLSSADSSLPQRQSKLHDTQLKDVMPDACSDLSHNRKKSGLPIEAKGGSAHVRHKADRQTVSKKRVVFHDSVVKKGHFSKKKEDKKGISSGSGDSSGDLFATKSRRSTETVNRFCGTANEKPKKNRLSSEDSPEQQPRSVDMEVDSTLGRYIVKPSRPTESLILSKEPRVHRQGKDGTKNNVQANVPKPRISRQLSSHRQEGPSTSFSNLSSTSGQLSEARRSSASSRGLSPSGETSASSSLPLSKQSTSIPRQYSPLSKLQRSHSYRNPSTSSSATMPLSAKEQLKKDWKDSFYPTMRDKKHSMRTEEEARPGPSHHYKTPRQRHKSEPQLSKRARSVAIQRTKDINPYAPKERCPVGEGYKWSMKPTVVKQKKRFQQEGEEV from the exons ATGTCGAATTTGAAGAATAATACTGGACTGCAGCAAAGACGGCATTTGAATTGTGCCTCATTAGCCTGTACCAGTTCTGCAGCACTTAAGGGAGTCGCAGCAAAGATATTTCCTTTACAGGATCAGTGTTCTTCTGTGACTGTGAGCAAAAAGCAGGCATCTAACCCACTGTTGGTGGCCTTACTGAATGGAAATCCTTCAGATTCCAAATCCTTTACCACCCCGTCTTTTCTGTCAGAGGAGATTAATGGCAACACTGAACTCAATactattcctcatttttcagaTGCAAGACACCGCAAAGGTCAGCAAGTCAAAAGTTTACAAGCTGCTCTAAACTGTAGAATGACTAGAACACAAAACCCAGATCATTCAAGAGGAACTCCTTCCAGCCCCCATCAGCAGCAGGTCTTCCCTCCGTCTCTCAGCAGTCAGTCATCCACAGACAACGTCTCTCCAGTTGGAGAGACGGAACCACCTACAGATGCAGAAATAAAGGAATATATTGACCGAAAGTACACATATTATCTGACTGTTGTAaatcagaaagagagaaattatAGACATAATGCGTGGGACGGGAACTCCACACTGCAGTCTGACGACACCATGCCAAACAGTATTGCCCATCTCCCCATAACCTCTGCCTCTGACAAAGCTGTGGAGAGGCAAAGTCTCCACTCTGCTATGATTGAGGAGTGCACTGCAGCAGTTGAAAAGGACAGTTCAAAGGACAGCAAAGCCAACGTTGAGTTAACACCCAAGTTTAAAGAGACAGATCGTTGTGCTACATATGCATCAATGATACATTCAACAGGTACACTAGTCTCTGCTCTAGGCAACTCAAAATGTGCTCCTAAAAGGGAATTTGTTAAGAAGACTGCATCGGTAGATTTAGATTTTTCACCAGTTGATAAAATTCAGATTACTAATATAGTATCAATTGCTGCAAACCAAAGTGAATGGCTAAGCGACCAAACAAGTGATGAAGGTGCGAGGGAGGATGCAGGCTCTGTGCATTCACAAACTGATTTATGCATAGCACTTTATGAAAACACAATCAAAGAGCATGCCACTCAATCTGAAAGAGAGGGCGAGGAAGCACGACCAAAATATGAGGACATTTCGGACGATGATGCGTCACAGATGGTCACAACCCTCCCAGACACAGAGCATGGAGGATTAAGCATTTCAGCATGGATTAAAGCCTCACAGTATGAAGATGTAAGTGACGCTGACAGTCCACAGTATGAAGATGTAAGTGACGCTGACAGTCCACAGAATGAGTATATGACTGTGGACACATCTCAAGTACCTGATCCCAAAGATGAGCAGTCACcatttgaaaatgaacatgtgCACGGTCAGGCTCAGAGGAAGACAGAAATCACTCCAGATGAGGAAGCGATTCCAAAGCAGCAGGTTTCACTAAAGACAGAAACACTTGAAATAGCACAGCATTGTTCTTGTTCATGTTTTGTTGAAACTGATTACGGTTTTGAAGATCTATCATGTCCTAAATGTAACCGTGAAACACGAACAAACCACTTTGTTTCAAATAGTCCTTCCTCTGTTTTGCAAGCTGAAGATAACACTGATGATGAGACTGAAGATGAGACTGATGTTGAGGCTGAAGATGAGACTGATGATGAGACTGATGATGATATGGATTATGACTGTTTAACTATAAGCATGTTAGACCTTAAATTTGAACCAGAAGATGAAGACCAGGATAGCCTAGAAAAAAATGCGCTAGAAGTTGGGGAAACAGAAGACGAAGAAAGACTGCATGACACAAGTCCAACACCTCCGAAACCAGTACTAGCTTTTGATTTTCCCCAGCTGCCGGTGTACGACACAAAAGAGAGCTTTATACAAGCTATGACATGTAGATTTGAGGTGGCATCAGGCGAGAGCACACCTGAACATGAAATGGTCTCTGAGGAAGCTCAGAACAGGAGACGGTCTGTAGACAGCTGTGAAACTGAAGACAGTTGTGATTACTCATCTGCATCGGAACACAACTATTTGACAGTATCCAGGAAGATGTTGAGGAAGAGGTCAGCACCTCAGCCATCAGAGACTGATGTATCCGCGTCTGAAAAAGAGGGCGAAGGCGATGAGTTTGCAAATATGCAAAAAGGTCAAACCAGGAGCTTGGACAAGTCTGGCTGTATGCAAAACCACAGACGACTGATTGAAGCCAGAGCTGGCTGCTCTAAGCATGTTCAACCCGAGACCAATAGACAACAGATTTCAACAAAGGATGATGTAATAGTCATAGTTTCTGACACGGAGGATGAAGGTGATCACTACTGCAAAAAGgcaaaaagacagagaaaagaaaaaagaatctTGTTCTCTTCAGCCTCAGAGGACAGTGGAGATGCCCCATGTAGTCAACAAAAGAGACATTTGCCTGGAACTGTGGGCCGTCAGTGTGGAACTGTTAAAGAAAAGCTTCCAGAAAACAGACTGCCATCTGCAGACTCATCAGCACCTCAGCACCGATCTAACCATGATACACCGACTGAAGAAATGCTGCAGGATGCAAGCTCTGACCTGTCACACAGTGCAGGACAGATTAAAACCAAAGCTGCCTCTGAACATGTTGAAGGTGTAATAAATGTTGACTCTGACACCGAGGATGACAATgaccaaaaatacaaaaagccaAGCACGATGAGATTTTTCTCTTCAGAGTCGGACAGTGGCGATGCCCCGTGTGTTGAACCTGAAACCAGACTGTCTTCTGCAGACTCATCACTGCCACAGCGCCAGTCTAAACTTCATGATACACAGTTAAAAGACGTGATGCCGGATGCATGCTCTGACCTGTCGCACAATAGGAAAAAGAGTGGACTGCCAATTGAAGCTAAAGGTGGCTCTGCCCATGTTCGACACAAGGCCGACAGACAAACGGTATCAAAAAAAAGAGTAGTTTTCCACGATTCTGTGGTTAAAAAAGGCCATTTCAGCAAAAAGAAGGAAGATAAAAAAGGAATCTCATCAGGATCAGGGGACAGTAGTGGTGATTTATTTGCCACAAAAAGCAGACGGTCAACTGAAACTGTGAACCGTTTTTGTGGAACTGCTAacgaaaagcctaaaaaaaacagactgtcATCTGAAGACTCGCCAGAGCAGCAGCCCCGGTCTGTGGACATGGAGGTAGACTCTACTTTGGGTCGCTATATTGTGAAGCCTTCTCGACCAACTGAATCCTTGATACTTTCAAAAGAACCTAGAGTCCACAGGCAGGGTAAAGATGGAACAAAGAATAACGTTCAGGCCAACGTACCAAAACCCAGAATATCAAGACAACTTTCCTCACATAGGCAGGAAGGCCCATCTACCTCCTTCAGTAACTTGTCTtccacaagtggacagctttctGAAGCCAGACGAAGCTCAGCTTCCTCAAGAGGTTTGTCTCCGTCTGGAGAAACCTCCGCCTCCTCTAGTCTTCCTTTATCTAAGCAGAGCACATCTATTCCCAGACAATATTCGCCTTTGTCCAAACTACAGCGTTCTCACTCTTATCGCAACCCCTCAACATCATCTTCTGCAACCATGCCATTATCGGCAAAGGAACAACTGAAAAAAGACTGGAAGGACAGCTTTTACCCAACCATGAGGGACAAAAAACACAGCATGAGGACGGAGGAGGAAGCTAGACCAGGACCTAGTCACCATTACAAGACACCCAGACAGAGGCACAAGTCTGAACCCCAACTGTCGAAGAGGGCTAGGAGTGTGGCCATACAGAGGACAAAGGACATAAATCCATATGCCCCAAAAGAAA GATGCCCTGTGGGTGAAGGTTACAAGTGGTCAATGAAGCCAACAGtggtaaagcaaaaaaaaag